The sequence GTATTAACTTAGAAGATATGGAATCTGATCGTTCTTATTTAAAAGGATTTATCATAAAAGAAGATGCTAAACTTCCTAATAATTTCAGATGTGAAATGACTTTAGATGGATTCTTAAGACAAAATAATATTGTGGCTTTTAAAGGTGTTGATACTAGGCAACTAGTTAAAATCATTAGAGAAGAAGGTGCTATGAAAGCGATTATAACTGCTGAAGATTTAACTGAAAAGGAATTATCTGAAAAATTTAATAATTTCAACAATTCCAAAGCAGTTACAAAGGTTAGTACTAAAGAAATCTACGAAATTAAAGGATCTGGTAAAAAAATTGGAGTTATGGATTTTGGTATAAAAAGAAATATTCTTAGAAATTTCCAAAAGAGAAACTGTAATTTAATTGTTTTTCCTTGGGATACTAAAGCTGAGGAAATTTTAAAATATGATTTAGATGGTTTATTTTTATCAAATGGACCTGGAGATCCAACTGACTTAAATAATGTTATATTTGAAATTAAAAAAATAGTTGGAAAATTACCTATAGCTGGAATTTGCTTAGGTCAACAATTAATTGCTTTAGCTTTAGGAGGTTCCACAGCAAAATTAAAATATGGGCATAGGGGATGTAATCATCCTGTAAAAGATTTAGAGAGAAATAGAATTTATATAACTTCACAAAATCATGGATATGTTGTTGATAAGGTTCCTGATTCTATGAAAGTTACTCATATAAATCTAAATGACAACTCTATAGAAGGATTGAAAAGTGATAAGCTTCATATTATGAGTGTTCAATATCATCCTGAAGGTTGTCCTGGACCAGAAGATAATAATTACTTATTTGATGATTTTTTAAAATTATTTGAATATAAATTTTAAAAATAATTATAACAGTATTGATTAAATTTAATTATTAATATTTTAATTGGAGGTTTTTAATGATAGATAAAAATATAAAGAAAACATTAGTTATAGGTTCTGGACCAATAATAATAGGACAAGCTGCTGAATTTGACTATTCAGGTACACAAGCATGTGAAACTTTAAAAAAAGAAGGTATTGAAGTTGTTTTAATTAACTCAAACCCTGCAACAATAATGACTGATAAAGCTGTTGCTGACAGAATTTATATAGAACCAATTACATTGGAATTTGTTGAAAAAGTAATAGCTAAAGAAAGACCAGATTCAATTTTAGCTGGAATGGGAGGTCAAACAGCTTTAAATATGGCTGTTGAACTTAAAGAAAATGGGATTTTAGACAAATATAATGTTCAAGTTATGGGAACTTCCATTGACTCAATTAAAAGGGGAGAAGATAGGGAACTTTTTAGAGAAGCTATGGAAAAAATAAACGAACCTATTATTGAAAGTAAAATTGTGGAAACTTTAAAAGAAGGTTTTGAGGTTGCTAGAACAATTGGTTATCCTGTTGTTGTAAGACCAGCATATACATTAGGTGGAACTGGTGGAGGATTTGCCCATAATCCAACTGAATTAGAAAATATACTTTCTAAAGGTCTTAGCCTTTCTAGAGTTGGACAAGTGTTAATTGAAAAATCAATTCTAGGATGGAAAGAAATTGAATATGAAGTTATTAGAGATAAAAATGGAAATTCTATTACAGTATGTAACATGGAAAATATTGACCCTGTAGGTATCCATACTGGAGATTCCATTGTTGTTGCTCCATCACAAACTTTATCAGATAGAGAATATCAAATGCTTAGAACCTCTGCATTAAAAATAGTAAATGAAATAGGGGTTATTGGAGGATGCAATGTACAATTTGCTTTAAATCCAAAATCTTTTGAATATGCTATTATAGAAATAAACCCTAGGGTTTCTAGATCTTCTGCTCTTGCTTCTAAAGCTACAGGATATCCAATTGCAAGGGTTGCCACTAGACTTTCTTTAGGTTATACATTAGATGAAGTTAAAAATGAAGTAACTGAAAAAACCTTTGCTTGTTTTGAACCAACTTTAGATTACATAGTAGTTAAAATTCCTAAGTGGCCATTTGATAAATTTAAAAAGGCTAATAAAAAGTTAGGAACACAAATGATGGCTACAGGTGAAATCATGGCCATTGGAAATAATTTTGAAGCTGCTTTACTTAAGGGGATCCGTTCTCTAGAAATAGGAAGATTTAACTTTAATCATCCATCTGTTAATAAAATGTCAATGGATGAACTTAAGGATGCTGTTATAAAACCTGACGACATAAGAATATTTATTGTAGCTGAAATGCTAAGAAGAGGATATATAAAAGAAAAATTACAAAAAATTACAGGTATTGATAAATTTTTTATGGAAAAATTAGAATGGATTGTAAAACAAGAAGAAATACTAAAGAAAACTAAATATAAAGATTTTAAACCTGAATATTTAAGAAAATTAAAAAGAAAAGGATTTTCAGATAAGGGAATAGCTGAATTTATAAATGTTTCTGAAAAGGATATTGAAAGAAAAAGAAAAGAAAATAATATTTATCCAGTTTATAAAATGGTAGATACTTGTGCTGGAGAATTTTCAGCTGATTCATCTTACTACTATTCCACTTACGATGAATTCGATGAGGTTACAGTATCCAATAAGAAAAAAATAATTGTTATTGGTTCAGGTCCCATAAGAATTGGACAAGGAATAGAATTTGATTATTGTACAGTTCATGCTGTAAAAACTTTGAAAAAATTAGGAATTGAAAGCATTATTATTAACAACAATCCTGAAACAGTTTCAACAGATTTCTCAACAGCAGATAAACTATACTTTGAACCATTAGTAATAGAAGATGTTATGAATATAATTGAAAAAGAAAAACCTGAAGGAGTTATTCTTCAATTTGGTGGACAAACTGCAATTAAACTTGCAAAGGAATTAGCTAGTCGTAATATTAAAATATTAGGAACTTCTGCTGAAAAAATTGATGAAGCTGAAGATAGAGAAAAATTTGAAGAAATGATGGAAGAACTAGATATTAAAAGACCTAAAGGGAGAGCTGTTTGGAACATTGAAAATGGTATAAAAATTGCCAATGAAATTAACTATCCAGTATTAGTTAGACCTTCTTATGTTCTAGGAGGACAGGGTATGGAAATATGTCATGATGAATATAATCTTGTTAAATATTTAGAATCATCCTTTGATAGGGATCCTGAAAATCCTGTACTTATTGACAAATATTTAAATGGTATTGAACTTGAAGTTGATGCAATTTGTGATGGTGAAAATATAATTATTCCTGGTATTATGGAACATTTAGAAAGAGCTGGAGTACATTCTGGGGATTCAATAACTGTCTACCCTCAACAAAATCTGTATGAAGGAACTGAAGAAGAAGTTCTTAGAATTTCAAAAGAAATTTCAAAAGCTTTAGAAATAAAAGGAATGATGAATATTCAATTTATTGCCTATGAAAATGAATTATATGTTATTGAAGTTAATCCAAGATCTTCTAGAACAGTACCTTATATTTCTAAAATATCTGGTATGCCTGTAATTGAAATTGCAACAAAAATAATTTTAGGACAAACACTTGAAGAAATTGGCTATAAACCTGGAATATATAAAAAACCTAATTTAGTAGCAGTAAAGGTTCCTGTTTTCTCAACTGAAAAACTTGGGGATGTTGAAATTTCATTAGGTCCTGAAATGAGATCAACAGGGGAAGTTCTAGGAGTTGGACACACTATAGATGAAGCAATTTACAAGGGATTAATTGCAGGAAAAAGAGCTAATAAAGTATCTGGAAAAAGAATTCTTCTTACAATAAGAGATAAAGATAAAGATGAATTTTTACCAATAGCAAAAAAATTAATAGAATTAAAATGTGAATTATTAGCTACCACTGGAACAGCTAAATATCTTAATAGCCATAACATAAAAACTTCTCAAATAAATAGAATAGGAGAAAGTACTCCAAATATTTTAACTGCCATACAACATGGTAATATAGATTTAATAATTAATACACCAACTAAAGCAAATGATGCTCAAAGAGATGGATTTAAAATGAGAAGAATAGCTATTGAATATGGTGTGGAAGTTCTTACTTGTTTTGATACATTAAACGCTATTATAAAAACAGAAAAAAGACATTTTCAAGATAAAGACCTTGAAGTTTTTGATATCTCAAAAATTTAACTTGATTATTCAATAA comes from Fusobacterium sp. IOR10 and encodes:
- the carB gene encoding carbamoyl-phosphate synthase large subunit; this encodes MIDKNIKKTLVIGSGPIIIGQAAEFDYSGTQACETLKKEGIEVVLINSNPATIMTDKAVADRIYIEPITLEFVEKVIAKERPDSILAGMGGQTALNMAVELKENGILDKYNVQVMGTSIDSIKRGEDRELFREAMEKINEPIIESKIVETLKEGFEVARTIGYPVVVRPAYTLGGTGGGFAHNPTELENILSKGLSLSRVGQVLIEKSILGWKEIEYEVIRDKNGNSITVCNMENIDPVGIHTGDSIVVAPSQTLSDREYQMLRTSALKIVNEIGVIGGCNVQFALNPKSFEYAIIEINPRVSRSSALASKATGYPIARVATRLSLGYTLDEVKNEVTEKTFACFEPTLDYIVVKIPKWPFDKFKKANKKLGTQMMATGEIMAIGNNFEAALLKGIRSLEIGRFNFNHPSVNKMSMDELKDAVIKPDDIRIFIVAEMLRRGYIKEKLQKITGIDKFFMEKLEWIVKQEEILKKTKYKDFKPEYLRKLKRKGFSDKGIAEFINVSEKDIERKRKENNIYPVYKMVDTCAGEFSADSSYYYSTYDEFDEVTVSNKKKIIVIGSGPIRIGQGIEFDYCTVHAVKTLKKLGIESIIINNNPETVSTDFSTADKLYFEPLVIEDVMNIIEKEKPEGVILQFGGQTAIKLAKELASRNIKILGTSAEKIDEAEDREKFEEMMEELDIKRPKGRAVWNIENGIKIANEINYPVLVRPSYVLGGQGMEICHDEYNLVKYLESSFDRDPENPVLIDKYLNGIELEVDAICDGENIIIPGIMEHLERAGVHSGDSITVYPQQNLYEGTEEEVLRISKEISKALEIKGMMNIQFIAYENELYVIEVNPRSSRTVPYISKISGMPVIEIATKIILGQTLEEIGYKPGIYKKPNLVAVKVPVFSTEKLGDVEISLGPEMRSTGEVLGVGHTIDEAIYKGLIAGKRANKVSGKRILLTIRDKDKDEFLPIAKKLIELKCELLATTGTAKYLNSHNIKTSQINRIGESTPNILTAIQHGNIDLIINTPTKANDAQRDGFKMRRIAIEYGVEVLTCFDTLNAIIKTEKRHFQDKDLEVFDISKI
- a CDS encoding carbamoyl phosphate synthase small subunit — its product is MKGKLILENGNVFEGKIFGELGDTVGEIVFNTGMTGYQELLTDPSYCGQIVVMTYPMIGNYGINLEDMESDRSYLKGFIIKEDAKLPNNFRCEMTLDGFLRQNNIVAFKGVDTRQLVKIIREEGAMKAIITAEDLTEKELSEKFNNFNNSKAVTKVSTKEIYEIKGSGKKIGVMDFGIKRNILRNFQKRNCNLIVFPWDTKAEEILKYDLDGLFLSNGPGDPTDLNNVIFEIKKIVGKLPIAGICLGQQLIALALGGSTAKLKYGHRGCNHPVKDLERNRIYITSQNHGYVVDKVPDSMKVTHINLNDNSIEGLKSDKLHIMSVQYHPEGCPGPEDNNYLFDDFLKLFEYKF